A window of Veillonellales bacterium contains these coding sequences:
- the nifJ gene encoding pyruvate:ferredoxin (flavodoxin) oxidoreductase, whose product MRKMKTMDGNTAAAHISYAFTDVATIYPITPSSPMAEHCDEWAAQGRKNIFGQKVRLMEMQSEAGAAGAVHGSLQAGALTTTYTASQGLLLMIPNMYKIAGELLPGVFHVSARALAANSLNIFGDHQDVMAARQTGFALLAESSVQQVMDLAAVAHLAAIKGKVPFINFFDGFRTSHEIQKIEVLEYDELAKLVDMDAVNAFRRNALNPDHPVVRGTAQNPDIYFQEREVSNKYYEALPEIVENYMAEISKLTGREYHLFNYYGAEDADRMIIAMGSSCDAIEETVDYLNAKGEKVGLLTVHLYRPFSLKHFFKYIPKTVKKIAVLDRTKEPGSLAEPLYLDVKSAFYGKESQPVIVGGRYGLGSKDIVPAHIVPIFDNLKQSQPKDGFTVSIEDDLTFKSLPVGQDIDTTPAGTKACKFWGLGSDGTVGANKSAIKIIGDHTSMYAQGYFAYDSKKSGGITVSHLRFGKKPIKSPYLINKADFVACHNQSYVFKYNVLEGLKPNGNFLLNCIWNEQELEENLPGFMKRYIANNNINFYTLDAVKIAQEIGLGGRINMIMQSAFFKIADIIPVEDAIKYLKDAVVTSYGKKGQNVVNMNNAAIDKGVNAIVKINVPASWKNAADEAIDDSHLPAFIKNIQNPMNRQDGDKLPVSAFVDLADGTFPVGTAAYEKRGIAINVPEWQINNCIQCNQCAYVCPHAVIRPILTDAAEVKKAPAGFETKPAIGAKGMNYRMVISPLDCTGCGNCAQVCPAKEKALVMKPLATQLDNTKLWDYAMTVAPKANPMNKLTVKGSQFEQPLLEFSGACAGCGETPYAKLVTQLFGDRMMIANATGCSSIWGASAPAMPYTTNHKGHGPSWANSLFEDAAEFGLGMFLGVKQTRDALAADIKKALELHISAELKAAFQDWLDNQNNGADTRERADKLTALLESEKGSDELLNKIYTNKDFLVKRSHWIFGGDGWAYDIGYGGVDHVLASGEDINILVFDTEVYSNTGGQSSKSTPTAAIAQFAANGKTTKKKDLGMMAMSYGYVYVAQVSMGADKNQTLKAIAEAEAYPGPSLIIAYAPCINHGLKAGMGKSQEEAKKAVESGYWASYRFNPQLKEDGKNPFSLDSKAPTANFRDFLMGEVRYASLKKQFPDIADKLFEKTEKDAAERLAGYKRLASQE is encoded by the coding sequence ATGAGAAAAATGAAGACCATGGATGGAAATACCGCTGCCGCTCATATTTCCTACGCGTTTACCGATGTGGCAACAATCTATCCGATTACCCCGTCGTCTCCGATGGCCGAGCATTGTGATGAATGGGCCGCTCAGGGTCGCAAAAATATCTTTGGCCAAAAAGTCCGCCTTATGGAGATGCAATCTGAAGCCGGTGCCGCCGGCGCCGTTCACGGTTCCTTGCAAGCAGGTGCTTTGACTACTACATACACTGCTTCTCAGGGTCTTCTGCTTATGATCCCCAACATGTACAAAATTGCCGGTGAATTGCTGCCCGGCGTATTTCATGTCAGTGCCCGCGCTCTTGCCGCCAACTCGCTGAACATCTTTGGCGACCACCAGGATGTAATGGCTGCCCGGCAAACCGGCTTTGCCCTGCTGGCGGAAAGCAGTGTGCAGCAGGTTATGGATCTGGCCGCCGTTGCCCATCTCGCCGCCATCAAAGGTAAAGTGCCTTTCATCAATTTTTTTGATGGATTCCGCACTTCCCATGAAATCCAAAAAATTGAAGTCCTGGAATATGACGAACTGGCAAAATTAGTAGATATGGATGCAGTAAATGCATTCCGCCGCAACGCCTTGAACCCGGATCATCCGGTAGTGCGCGGTACAGCGCAAAATCCGGATATCTACTTCCAGGAAAGAGAAGTTTCCAATAAATACTACGAAGCGCTGCCGGAAATCGTAGAAAACTACATGGCTGAAATCAGTAAGCTGACCGGTCGTGAGTATCACCTGTTCAACTACTATGGTGCCGAAGATGCCGACCGGATGATTATCGCCATGGGCTCTTCCTGTGATGCCATCGAAGAAACCGTTGATTATCTAAATGCCAAAGGCGAAAAAGTCGGCCTGTTAACCGTCCATTTATATCGTCCCTTCTCCCTCAAACATTTCTTTAAGTATATCCCGAAAACAGTTAAAAAAATTGCTGTTCTCGACAGAACAAAAGAACCCGGTTCCTTGGCTGAACCACTGTACTTGGATGTTAAATCCGCTTTCTACGGCAAAGAATCGCAGCCGGTTATCGTTGGCGGCCGCTACGGCTTAGGGTCCAAAGACATCGTTCCGGCTCATATTGTTCCAATCTTTGACAACCTGAAGCAATCCCAGCCAAAAGACGGTTTCACTGTCAGCATCGAAGACGACCTTACTTTCAAATCTCTGCCGGTTGGACAGGATATTGATACCACTCCGGCAGGCACCAAAGCCTGTAAGTTCTGGGGTCTGGGATCGGACGGCACCGTTGGCGCTAATAAAAGCGCTATCAAAATCATCGGCGACCATACCAGCATGTACGCCCAAGGCTACTTTGCTTATGACTCCAAGAAATCCGGCGGTATTACCGTTTCCCACCTGCGTTTCGGCAAAAAACCGATCAAATCGCCTTATCTTATCAACAAGGCTGATTTCGTCGCCTGCCACAACCAATCCTATGTTTTCAAATATAATGTTCTGGAAGGTTTGAAGCCAAACGGCAACTTCCTGTTAAACTGTATTTGGAATGAACAGGAACTGGAAGAAAATTTACCTGGGTTCATGAAACGCTACATTGCGAACAACAACATCAACTTTTATACCCTGGATGCCGTCAAAATCGCTCAGGAAATTGGCTTAGGCGGCAGAATTAACATGATTATGCAATCAGCCTTTTTCAAAATTGCCGATATCATTCCAGTCGAAGATGCAATTAAATATCTGAAAGATGCCGTTGTGACTTCCTATGGTAAAAAAGGCCAAAACGTAGTGAATATGAACAACGCTGCCATCGACAAAGGCGTTAACGCTATTGTAAAAATTAATGTTCCGGCTTCCTGGAAAAATGCGGCGGACGAAGCCATTGACGACTCTCATCTGCCAGCATTCATAAAAAATATTCAGAATCCCATGAACCGTCAGGACGGTGACAAGCTCCCTGTCAGCGCCTTCGTTGATTTAGCCGATGGCACCTTCCCGGTAGGAACTGCCGCTTACGAAAAACGCGGAATTGCTATTAACGTTCCTGAATGGCAAATCAACAATTGTATTCAGTGTAACCAATGTGCCTATGTATGTCCTCATGCAGTCATCCGTCCCATTCTGACTGATGCGGCTGAAGTTAAAAAAGCTCCCGCCGGTTTTGAAACCAAACCGGCAATCGGCGCCAAGGGCATGAACTACCGCATGGTCATCTCACCGCTGGACTGCACCGGCTGCGGCAACTGCGCCCAGGTTTGCCCGGCAAAAGAAAAGGCCCTGGTTATGAAGCCATTGGCTACTCAGCTGGACAACACCAAGCTTTGGGATTATGCCATGACCGTTGCGCCAAAAGCCAACCCAATGAACAAACTTACTGTTAAAGGCAGCCAGTTCGAACAGCCCCTGCTGGAATTTTCCGGTGCCTGTGCCGGCTGCGGTGAAACTCCTTACGCCAAACTGGTTACCCAGCTGTTCGGTGACAGAATGATGATCGCCAACGCTACCGGCTGTTCCTCCATCTGGGGTGCAAGCGCACCGGCAATGCCTTATACCACCAACCACAAAGGCCACGGTCCTTCCTGGGCAAACTCTCTGTTCGAAGACGCTGCCGAATTTGGCTTAGGCATGTTCCTGGGCGTAAAACAAACAAGAGACGCATTAGCGGCTGACATAAAAAAAGCCCTTGAGCTGCATATCAGCGCCGAGCTGAAAGCCGCTTTCCAGGATTGGCTGGATAACCAAAACAATGGTGCTGACACCCGGGAAAGAGCCGATAAGCTGACCGCCCTGCTGGAATCGGAAAAAGGCAGCGATGAGCTCTTAAATAAAATCTATACCAATAAAGATTTCCTGGTGAAACGTTCCCACTGGATCTTCGGCGGCGACGGCTGGGCTTACGATATCGGCTACGGCGGCGTAGACCATGTCCTGGCTTCCGGCGAGGATATCAACATTCTGGTATTTGATACCGAGGTATACTCCAACACCGGCGGTCAATCCTCCAAGTCCACTCCAACAGCGGCAATCGCTCAGTTTGCTGCCAACGGCAAAACCACTAAAAAGAAAGATCTGGGCATGATGGCCATGAGCTACGGCTATGTATATGTAGCGCAAGTTTCCATGGGAGCCGACAAGAACCAAACCCTGAAAGCAATTGCCGAAGCTGAGGCTTATCCCGGACCGTCCCTCATTATCGCCTACGCTCCTTGTATCAACCACGGCCTGAAAGCCGGCATGGGCAAGAGCCAGGAAGAAGCCAAAAAAGCGGTAGAATCCGGCTATTGGGCATCCTATCGCTTCAATCCGCAGTTGAAAGAGGATGGCAAAAACCCCTTCTCCCTGGATTCCAAAGCTCCTACCGCCAACTTCAGAGACTTCCTGATGGGTGAAGTCAGATACGCTTCCCTCAAGAAACAGTTCCCGGATATTGCGGATAAACTGTTCGAAAAGACCGAAAAAGATGCGGCCGAAAGACTGGCAGGCTACAAACGTCTGGCTTCCCAGGAATAA
- a CDS encoding SDR family NAD(P)-dependent oxidoreductase, with translation MLYDFKSKVALITGGTSGIGLATARLLLQGGARVALIGSQKSKGRQALAELAEFGEQATYIQGDISRVTACRQAVDKTVEHYGKLDIVVNSAGIYLEKAITEVTPEEYERIMDVNVKGTYFICQAAVPALRKTQGSIINVSSDAGLNGNILCSAYCAAKGAVTIFTKALALELARYNVRVNCVCPGDIDTPLLKQQLAMAPNRDACLKEMASVYPLGRIGRPEEIATVICFLASPAASFVTGSAWPVDGGLTSC, from the coding sequence GTGCTCTACGACTTTAAAAGCAAAGTAGCCCTTATTACCGGCGGCACTTCCGGCATCGGCCTGGCGACCGCCCGGTTGCTGCTGCAAGGCGGAGCCAGAGTTGCCTTGATCGGCAGTCAAAAAAGCAAAGGCAGGCAGGCGCTCGCCGAGCTGGCTGAGTTCGGCGAACAGGCAACCTATATCCAGGGCGATATTTCCCGGGTAACGGCCTGCCGGCAAGCCGTTGATAAGACTGTGGAGCACTATGGAAAACTGGATATCGTGGTCAACTCTGCCGGCATCTATCTGGAAAAAGCGATCACCGAAGTCACGCCGGAAGAATATGAACGGATTATGGATGTCAACGTCAAAGGCACTTACTTTATCTGTCAGGCCGCTGTCCCGGCACTGCGCAAAACCCAAGGCTCCATCATCAACGTTTCCTCTGATGCCGGCCTAAACGGCAACATTCTCTGCAGCGCTTACTGCGCCGCCAAAGGCGCGGTAACCATTTTCACCAAAGCACTGGCACTGGAGCTGGCCCGCTATAACGTACGGGTTAACTGCGTTTGCCCCGGTGATATCGATACCCCTCTGTTGAAACAACAACTGGCTATGGCACCGAATCGTGACGCCTGTCTGAAAGAAATGGCCTCTGTCTATCCCCTCGGTCGCATCGGCCGGCCGGAAGAAATCGCCACCGTCATCTGCTTTCTGGCCTCTCCTGCCGCTTCCTTCGTCACTGGTTCTGCCTGGCCAGTTGACGGCGGTCTTACATCATGTTAA
- a CDS encoding FeoA family protein — translation MKTLNDLCPGEVAVVAKVTGNGMVKRRIIDMGLVAGTEVLLQKLAPLGDPMEIKIKGFNLSLRKTEAAMIEVQV, via the coding sequence ATAAAAACATTGAATGACCTTTGCCCGGGGGAGGTTGCTGTTGTTGCCAAGGTGACGGGAAACGGCATGGTCAAGCGCCGAATTATTGATATGGGTTTGGTTGCCGGTACAGAAGTGCTGCTGCAAAAGCTTGCACCCCTTGGTGATCCTATGGAAATAAAGATCAAAGGATTTAATCTTTCTTTGCGCAAAACGGAAGCGGCAATGATTGAAGTTCAGGTATGA
- the feoB gene encoding ferrous iron transport protein B, producing the protein MADNAGVTVALAGNPNCGKTTIFNNITGARQHVGNYPGVTVEKREGFRRFQGKDLLVVDLPGTYSLTANALDELAARNVIINDKPDIIVNILDASNLERNLYLAVQLLELERPVVLALNMADVAEKMGNKIQDNVLEDKLGVPVTRTVGNRNQGMEELLQTVIETAAENKFHPFTLDYGEKIETKIQELADGLANMAAVHYPLRWLAIKLLENDQQVQQSVDSLPGGNKILSLAANARTDLRAALGEDPEIIIAECRYHFAGEIYQAVAVKRRKWTQTASDKLDRILTHRVLGLPIFFAIMWILFNFVFAVGHYPQDWIADGAKWLGDFVGQSLAEGDLKSLLQDGVISGVGTVLSFLPQILLLFLGIALLEDTGYMARAAFVMDRVMRAAGLHGKSFIPLLLGFGCNVPAIMGTRTLENPRDRMVTILVSPFMSCSARLPVYALLIGVFFPAEWAGSVMFSVYFIGIAVAVLSAVLFRKYLFPGSTEAFVMEMPPYHIPTLRSIATHMWERSALYLKKAGTLILAATILVWFLTNYPSDLPDGRDFTGEKTQVEEMFTQQTQNFVLQPLGIETLEANPSLQELIARIDEANTLEEDEDPAAPADAADVIDQTKEARLAALEQEQPQLFSYALQYSVLNQQKEDRLDDLKKEEASEKLAYSYAGRFGKMVEPVIAPLGFDWKMGVGLVAAVAAKEVLVSTLGTIYSVGDVEDDSSGLEQAIALDPGFTPLIAYSLMIFTLLYSPCLAALAVARRETNSWKWPLFSAAYSTGLAWICAFAVFQIGILLGY; encoded by the coding sequence ATGGCAGATAATGCAGGGGTGACGGTCGCATTAGCCGGAAATCCGAATTGCGGTAAGACGACAATTTTTAATAATATTACAGGGGCTCGTCAGCATGTAGGCAATTATCCCGGGGTAACCGTTGAAAAACGGGAGGGATTCCGGCGGTTTCAAGGCAAGGATTTACTGGTAGTCGACTTACCCGGGACATACAGTCTAACGGCCAATGCGTTGGACGAACTGGCGGCACGCAACGTTATCATTAATGACAAGCCGGATATTATTGTTAATATTCTGGACGCATCGAATTTGGAACGGAACCTATATCTGGCAGTCCAGCTGTTAGAGCTGGAAAGACCGGTAGTACTGGCGCTGAATATGGCGGATGTGGCGGAAAAAATGGGTAATAAAATACAAGACAACGTGCTGGAGGACAAACTTGGCGTACCGGTAACGCGGACGGTCGGCAACCGCAATCAGGGAATGGAGGAGCTGTTACAGACCGTCATTGAAACTGCGGCCGAAAATAAGTTTCACCCGTTCACTTTAGATTATGGTGAAAAAATAGAAACAAAAATTCAGGAGCTTGCCGATGGGCTGGCAAACATGGCAGCGGTTCATTATCCATTGCGCTGGCTGGCGATTAAGCTGCTGGAAAATGATCAGCAGGTACAACAGTCTGTTGACAGCCTGCCTGGCGGAAATAAAATTTTGTCACTGGCGGCAAACGCGCGTACTGATTTAAGAGCAGCACTTGGCGAAGACCCTGAAATTATCATTGCGGAGTGCCGCTATCATTTTGCCGGTGAAATCTATCAGGCAGTGGCTGTAAAGCGCAGAAAATGGACGCAAACGGCGTCGGATAAATTGGATCGTATTTTAACCCACAGGGTATTGGGTCTGCCAATCTTTTTTGCCATTATGTGGATATTGTTTAATTTCGTGTTTGCTGTTGGTCACTATCCCCAGGACTGGATTGCAGATGGAGCAAAATGGCTGGGCGATTTTGTCGGTCAGAGTCTGGCGGAGGGCGATTTAAAGTCGCTGCTGCAGGATGGCGTGATTAGCGGTGTCGGTACGGTTTTAAGCTTTTTGCCGCAAATATTGCTGCTGTTTCTCGGCATCGCGCTTCTGGAAGACACCGGTTATATGGCCCGGGCTGCATTTGTTATGGATCGTGTCATGAGAGCGGCCGGATTACACGGGAAGTCGTTTATTCCTCTACTGCTGGGATTTGGCTGCAATGTTCCGGCGATTATGGGTACGCGAACCCTGGAAAACCCACGGGACCGCATGGTCACCATCCTGGTCAGCCCTTTTATGAGCTGCAGCGCCAGATTGCCGGTTTACGCACTTTTGATCGGCGTATTTTTCCCCGCTGAATGGGCCGGCAGTGTGATGTTCTCTGTTTATTTTATTGGTATTGCTGTAGCGGTGCTTTCCGCCGTATTGTTCCGCAAATACTTATTCCCCGGTTCAACAGAAGCTTTTGTGATGGAAATGCCTCCTTATCATATTCCCACGCTGCGCAGTATTGCGACTCATATGTGGGAACGGAGCGCGCTGTATTTAAAGAAGGCCGGAACATTGATACTGGCGGCTACTATTTTAGTTTGGTTTTTGACAAACTATCCCAGTGATCTGCCGGACGGCCGGGATTTTACCGGGGAAAAAACACAAGTGGAAGAAATGTTTACGCAGCAGACACAGAATTTTGTCTTGCAGCCTTTAGGGATAGAAACACTGGAGGCTAATCCGTCATTGCAGGAGCTGATTGCCCGTATCGACGAAGCGAATACTCTGGAAGAGGATGAGGATCCTGCAGCGCCGGCAGATGCGGCGGATGTAATAGATCAGACAAAGGAGGCCCGTCTTGCTGCCCTGGAGCAAGAACAACCGCAGCTTTTCTCCTATGCGCTGCAATATTCAGTTTTGAATCAACAAAAAGAAGATCGCCTTGACGACTTGAAAAAAGAAGAAGCATCGGAAAAACTAGCCTATAGTTATGCCGGCCGGTTTGGTAAAATGGTCGAACCGGTGATTGCGCCGCTGGGGTTTGACTGGAAAATGGGTGTCGGTCTTGTGGCTGCGGTAGCGGCGAAAGAAGTTTTAGTGAGTACTTTGGGGACAATTTATAGTGTTGGCGACGTGGAAGACGATTCGTCCGGA